From Phalacrocorax carbo chromosome 8, bPhaCar2.1, whole genome shotgun sequence, a single genomic window includes:
- the RGS9BP gene encoding regulator of G-protein signaling 9-binding protein gives MMKEECKALLDALNKVTACYRHMVLTIGGTSDSQNLREELKKTRQKAQELAVANRNKLTTVLKDKTVTKEDKAEFERLWVIFSTCLEILEIDMRRALELGHEFPLNVPKKHLIQTGMSGGTSGVAARAMSIQNMKYEAEHNIDVVDLKDLENEINQVGEMMYEMEMKVSVPQWTVEAKQDPGAELKSTISVGASSIGMISVEENKSFCDISKVLAGIIFSAVLIIAIVLAVCVVKLS, from the coding sequence ATGATGAAAGAGGAGTGCAAAGCGCTGCTGGACGCGCTCAACAAGGTTACCGCCTGCTACCGGCACATGGTGCTGACCATCGGCGGCACCTCGGACTCCCAGAACCTGCGGGAGGAGCTCAAGAAAACCCGGCAGAAAGCCCAGGAGCTAGCGGTGGCCAACAGGAACAAGCTCACCACGGTCCTAAAGGACAAAACCGTGACTAAGGAAGATAAAGCCGAGTTCGAGAGGCTATGGGTGATTTTCTCCACGTGCCTAGAGATCCTGGAGATTGACATGAGGAGAGCCCTGGAGCTGGGCCACGAGTTCCCGCTAAATGTCCCCAAAAAGCACCTGATCCAGACAGGCATGAGCGGGGGAACCTCTGGCGTGGCCGCCAGGGCGATGAGCATCCAGAACATGAAGTACGAGGCCGAGCACAATATAGACGTCGTGGATTTGAAAGACCTCGAGAACGAAATCAACCAGGTAGGAGAGATGATGTACGAGATGGAAATGAAGGTCAGTGTCCCCCAGTGGACAGTAGAGGCTAAGCAAGACCCAGGGGCTGAACTGAAGTCCACCATCAGCGTGGGCGCTTCTTCTATTGGCATGATCTCTGTGGAGGAAAACAAATCCTTCTGTGATATCAGCAAAGTCCTAGCTGGGATTATTTTCTCCGCTGTGCTCATTATCGCTATTGTCCTGGCAGTGTGTGTGGTAAAACTCTCTTAG
- the NUDT19 gene encoding acyl-coenzyme A diphosphatase NUDT19: MNSRLRHWREAATLLLAAGTPARPPRSPLGPFDYEVLLLQRSACSGFMPSSHVFPGGLVEAADFSAEWLGLLPASPQCGLGAVRPPPLGSSRAPLFATDRQPLGSPLPGEVAFRICAVRETFEEAGILLLVPGRGPAAGSGPAPPLPAERLPPAAELSEWRRRVQEDPACFLQLCRHLGCVPNIWALQEWSNWLTPVGRAGRGGRRYDTAFYLCCLETRPPHASQDNREVTAVTWSSPPEAIEHLKSQEIWFGPPQFYELCRLCNFSSLRELHKFSSDRALEGCERWMPVMLTASDGYIQLLPGDELYPEDPDYTGEKKIIMSTDKKVEDLMKEGSVFHRIVIKNIYNLAVYINIQAKYKHINPLMINSDCSGYNSRL, translated from the exons ATGAACTCGCGGCTGCGGCACTGGAGGGAAGCGGCCAcgctgctgctggcagcgggGACGCCGGCACggccgccgcgctccccgctCGGCCCCTTTGACTAcgaggtgctgctgctgcagcggAGCGCCTGCAGCGGCTTTATGCCCAGCTCCCACGTCTTCCCAGGGGGTCTGGTGGAAGCGGCGGACTTCTCCGCGGAGTGGCTGGGGTTGCTGCCCGCCTCGCCTCAGTGCGGGCTGGGTGCTGTGAGGCCGCCGCCTCTCGGCAGCAGCCGGGCACCGCTCTTCGCCACCGACCGGCAGCCGCTGGGCTCGCCGCTGCCTGGGGAAGTCGCCTTCCGCATCTGCGCTGTCAGGGAAACCTTCGAGGAGGCGGGAATCCTGCTGCTGGTGCCGGGGCGCGGGCCGGCGGCCGGCAgcggcccggcccccccgctGCCAGCGGAGCGCCTGCCCCCCGCTGCCGAGCTGAGCGAGTGGCGGCGCCGGGTGCAGGAGGACCCGGCCTGCTTCTTGCAGCTCTGCCGGCACCTGGGCTGCGTCCCCAACATTTGGGCGCTGCAGGAGTGGAGTAACTGGCTGACCCCTGTCGGCAGGGCCGGCCGCGGCGGCCGGCGCTATGACACGGCTTTCTACCTGTGCTGCCTGGAGACGCGACCGCCCCACGCCTCGCAGGATAATCGAGAGGTGACAGCCGTCACG TGGTCATCACCTCCAGAAGCCATTGAACACTTGAAATCTCAAGAAATATGGTTTGGTCCACCTCAGTTCTATGAATTGTGTAGACTGTGCAACTTCTCTTCACTCCGTGAGTTACACAAGTTCAGCTCTGATCGAGCTCTAGAGGGATGTGAGCGCTGGATGCCTGTGATGTTGACAGCTTCAGATGGCTACATTCAGCTATTGCCAG GAGATGAGTTATATCCAGAAGATCCAGATTatacaggagaaaagaaaataatcatgTCAACAGACAAGAAAGTTGAAGATCTCATGAAGGAGGGTAGTGTATTTCACAGGATAGTAATAAAAAACATCTACAATCTTGCTGTCTACATTAATATTCAAGCAAAATATAAACACATTAATCCATTGATGATAAACTCTGATTGTTCAGGTTACAACAGCAGATTATAA